The Rhineura floridana isolate rRhiFlo1 chromosome 8, rRhiFlo1.hap2, whole genome shotgun sequence genome includes a region encoding these proteins:
- the LRRN3 gene encoding leucine-rich repeat neuronal protein 3, whose protein sequence is MKDMPLKIHFLLGLTITALVQAVDKKVDCPQSCMCDVRPWFTPRSIYMEASTVDCNDVGLSTFPTQLPADTQVLLLQANNIKQIEYPADFPVNLTGLDLSQNSLSSVANIELWKIPQLLSVYLEENKLTELPDKCLSGLNNLQELYINHNLLSTIAPEAFTGLNNLLRLHLNSNSLQLINSMWFEAIPNLEILMIGENPIIRIEDMNFKALINLRSLVLAGINLTEIPDNALAGLDNLESISFYDNRLVKVPHTALQKVTNLKFLDLNKNPINRIQRGDFSNMIHLKELGINNMPELVSIDNLAVDNLPDLRKIEATNNPRLSYIHPNAFYRLPRLESLMLNSNALSALYRSTIESLPNLKEISIHSNPIRCDCVIRWINMNKTSIRFMEPESLFCVDPPEFQGQNVRKVHFREMMEICLPLIAPESFPSNLNLETGSYVSLHCRATAEPEPEVYWITPSGHKLLPNTVSLKYYVHSEGTLDISDITQKESGLYTCIATNLVGADLKSIMINVDGSFPQDNHKSLSIKVEDVRSNSVLLSWKANSKIVKSAIRWTAFPKDGNSLASRSARIPSHIRVYNFTHLAPSTEYTICMDIPTVQLQNARQCVNTATKGLDPAMANYEKSSLTIILVCLAALLGFLCVVSLFSCSAHEMNCDAGHSYFRNYLKKQSFSFNELYPPLINLWDTGKEKSTALKVQATVIGVPANMS, encoded by the coding sequence ATGAAGGATATGCCACTCAAAATTCACTTTTTACTTGGCCTTACTATCACTGCACTAGTACAAGCTGTAGACAAAAAAGTAGACTGTCCACAGTCATGTATGTGTGATGTAAGACCGTGGTTTACTCCAAGATCTATATATATGGAAGCTTCTACAGTGGACTGCAATGATGTAGGTCTTTCAACTTTTCCAACTCAATTGCCTGCTGACACACAGGTTCTACTTTTACAGGCAAACAACATTAAACAAATTGAATACCCAGCAGACTTTCCAGTAAACCTTACTGGTTTGGATTTGTCTCAGAACAGTTTGTCCTCAGTGGCCAATATTGAACTTTGGAAGATACCGCAACTTCTTTCAGTGTATCTGGAGGAAAACAAACTTACAGAGTTGCCAGATAAATGTCTTTCTGGGCTCAACAATCTCCAAGAACTCTACATTAATCACAACCTGCTTTCCACAATTGCACCAGAAGCCTTCACAGGCCTTAATAATCTCCTTAGACTTCATCTCAACTCAAATAGCCTACAACTGATCAACAGTATGTGGTTTGAAGCTATTCCTAATCTGGAGATTCTTATGATTGGAGAAAACCCAATTATCAGAATCGAAGATATGAACTTTAAGGCCCTTATCAATCTGCGGAGCCTGGTTTTAGCAGGCATAAATCTCACAGAAATACCAGATAATGCCTTGGCTGGCCTTGACAATTTAGAAAGCATCTCTTTTTATGACAACAGATTAGTGAAAGTGCCCCACACAGCTCTTCAAAAGGTTACAAACCTTAAATTTTTAGATTTAAACAAGAACCCTATTAACAGAATACAAAGAGGCGACTTTAGCAATATGATACATCTCAAAGAATTGGGAATTAATAACATGCCCGAACTGGTGTCTATAGATAATCTGGCTGTCGACAATTTGCCAGACTTGAGAAAAATAGAAGCTACCAATAACCCCAGATTGTCATACATACATCCAAATGCATTCTATAGACTTCCCCGACTGGAGTCGCTCATGCTCAACAGTAATGCACTTAGTGCCCTGTATCGTAGTACAATTGAATCTTTGCCTAATCTGAAGGAAATCAGTATCCACAGCAACCCAATCAGATGTGACTGTGTCATCCGATGGATTAATATGAATAAAACCAGCATTAGATTCATGGAACCCGAATCATTATTTTGTGTAGATCCTCCTGAATTCCAAGGCCAGAATGTGAGGAAAGTTCATTTTAGGGAAATGATGGAAATTTGCCTTCCACTGATAGCCCCAGAAAGTTTTCCCTCGAACCTAAATTTAGAAACAGGCAGCTATGTTTCTTTACATTGCAGAGCAACAGCAGAGCCAGAACCTGAAGTGTACTGGATAACTCCATCAGGACATAAACTTTTGCCCAACACTGTTTCTCTTAAATATTATGTACATTCCGAAGGAACACTAGATATCAGCGATATAACACAAAAAGAAAGTGGCCTATATACATGCATAGCAACTAATTTGGTTGGTGCAGATTTAAAATCCATTATGATTAATGTGGATGGTTCTTTTCCCCAGGATAACCATAAATCTTTGTCTATTAAGGTAGAAGATGTGCGATCTAATTCTGTACTACTCTCCTGGAAAGCAAATTCTAAAATAGTGAAATCTGCCATTAGATGGACTGCCTTTCCAAAAGATGGCAATTCTCTGGCTTCTCGGAGTGCTCGAATTCCATCCCATATAAGAGTCTATAATTTTACACATCTAGCCCCATCCACGGAATATACAATTTGTATGGACATTCCCACTGTCCAGTTGCAGAATGCAAGACAATGTGTCAACACTGCCACAAAAGGATTGGATCCAGCAATGGCAAATTATGAGAAAAGCAGCCTCACTATAATTCTTGTCTGTCTTGCTGCACTTCTGGGATTCTTATGTGTGGTTTCTCTCTTCAGCTGCAGTGCTCATGAAATGAACTGTGATGCAGGACACAGCTATTTCAGGAACTACCTGAAGAAACAATCATTTTCCTTCAATGAGCTTTATCCTCCTCTAATCAATCTTTGGGATACTGGCAAAGAGAAAAGCACAGCACTCAAAGTTCAAGCAACGGTTATAGGGGTTCCAGCTAACATGTCATGA